A part of Liolophura sinensis isolate JHLJ2023 chromosome 1, CUHK_Ljap_v2, whole genome shotgun sequence genomic DNA contains:
- the LOC135482096 gene encoding membrane-bound transcription factor site-2 protease-like produces MQQATGIAVVFGFWSSLYLLDVFLKAKRRYSRSYLQFLDGTGLSVSICQLRWFSTWFNRLFVRIAQWKPGFLRAWFTMGIVFALVAMVMSVFLLSLLVINTIRRQPVEQQVLTPVMPGVNLPASQITYYLLTLLVCGILHEVGHAVAAVREQVRVNGFGIFVLLLYPGAYVDLSTEHLQIISPLRQLRIYCAGVWHNFIIVLASVIFLFVLPWLLVPFYTVGNAVVLTHVLENSAVSGPLGLAVGDHVTSIGDCRVTSVEDWQTCIRVSLQERNSGYCMSLALIDKWDTATKSLSDVPAKDCCNRTSSTHLCFSYHTRASPDLKYACLPARSTTDRPPCKLHSDCFTPNLDMACVLPATDNTTKLLRVFHGRKPPLLFLGHPLDLHYSVGVSNYVPASAFIPINLPYVLETFCKYLISLSGALIILNVVPCYALDGQWICHAFIELSLRSTFPDREARGAIYTVVILFGTLLLLTNVFIAMCTLFF; encoded by the exons ATGCAACAGGCCACAGGGATTGCGGTCGTCTTTGGCTTCTGGTCATCcctttatttacttgatgtcTTTTTAAAG GCGAAGCGGCGCTATTCCCGGTCATACCTGCAGTTTCTGGACGGCACTGGACTCTCGGTCTCCATCTGTCAGCTTAGATGGTTCTCTACCTGGTTTAATCGCCTTTTTGTCAGAATCGCTCAATGGAAGCCTGGATTTCTCCGCGCCTGGTTCACCATGGGCATAGTGTTCGCattggttgccatggtgatgtCCGTGTTTTTGCTGAGTTTACTGGTCATCAACACTATTCGCAGACAGCCAGTCGAACAACAAGTCCTAACGCCAGTG ATGCCAGGCGTAAATCTGCCGGCTAGTCAGATTACATATTACCTGCTCACACTCCTTGTCTGTGGTATTCTCCATGAGGTCGGACATGCCGTGGCAGCTGTCAG AGAACAAGTTCGAGTGAACGGATTCGGAATCTTTGTCTTACTGCTGTATCCTGGAGCTTATGTGGATTTATCAACAGAACACTTACAGATTATCTCCCCCTTACGACAGCTGAGGATTTACTGTGCAGGAGTGTGGCATAATTTCATCATCGTATTAGCGTCtgtgatatttttatttgtgttgccatggttactggTTCCCTTTTACACCGTTGGTAATGCAGTGGTTTTAACCCATGTTTTAGAA AATTCTGCCGTGTCGGGTCCTCTTGGATTGGCTGTTGGTGATCATGTGACCAGCATAGGGGACTGTCGAGTGACGAGCGTAGAGGACTGGCAGACATGTATTCGTGTCAGTCTTCAGGAGAGGAACTCGGGCTATTGTATGTCCCTGGCCCTAATAGACAAGTGGGACACAGCCACTAAGA GTTTGTCTGATGTCCCAGCTAAAGACTGTTGCAATCGCACCAGTAGTACTCATCTCTGTTTTTCCTATCATACAAGAGCCAGTCCTGATCTG AAATATGCGTGTTTGCCAGCGCGCAGTACGACAGACCGTCCACCGTGTAAGCTGCACAGTGACTGCTTCACCCCTAACCTGGACATGGCCTGTGTCCTACCAGCCACTGATAACACCACAAAGCTACTGCGAGTTTTCCACGGCAGGAAACCACCATTATTATTCTTAGGTCATCCACTGGATCTTCACTACTCAG TGGGAGTCAGCAATTATGTGCCAGCCAGTGCCTTCATTCCTATCAATTTACCATATGTCCTAGAAACTTTTTGTAA ATATCTCATTTCTCTCTCTGGTGCTCTAATCATCCTCAATGTGGTTCCATGCTACGCACTTGACGGACAATGGATCTGCCATGCGTTCATTGAGCTCTCTCTGCGATCAACCTTCCCGGACCGAGAAGCTCGGGGTGCCATATACACCGTCGTCATTCTCTTTggaacgttgttgttgttaactaATGTTTTCATTGCAatgtgtacattgtttttttaa